The following proteins are encoded in a genomic region of Nicotiana sylvestris chromosome 4, ASM39365v2, whole genome shotgun sequence:
- the LOC138890023 gene encoding uncharacterized mitochondrial protein AtMg00860-like, whose product MAPKELKELKEKLEELLAKGFLRSREGIKVDPMKIEAVQIWPRPTSLIKIRIFLGLAGYYRRFVQGFSSIASPLTRLTKKGAPFYWFDDCEASFQKLKTALTITLVLVLPSGSGMYTVYCNASCIGLGFVLIQKGKVIVYASR is encoded by the exons atggctccgaaagagttgaaggagttgaaggagaaacttgaagagttgttagcaaaggggtttctGAGATcaa gagagggtattaaggtggatcccatgaagattgaggcagttcaaatatggccacgtcctacttcatTGATTAAGATCAGGATTTTCCTGGGGTTAGCGGGGTACTACCGCCGATTTGTGCAAggcttttcatccattgcatcacctctgactagattgaccaagaagggtgctcctttctaTTGGtttgatgattgtgaggcgagttttcagaagctcaagacagccttgactataACACtggttctagtgttgccttccggttcggGGATGTATACAGTATATTGCAACGCTTCATGCATTGGCTTGGGTTTTGTATTGATACAGAAGGGGAAAGTTATTGTGTATGCTTCACGTTAg